The following are from one region of the Nicotiana tabacum cultivar K326 chromosome 3, ASM71507v2, whole genome shotgun sequence genome:
- the LOC107807755 gene encoding karrikin insensitive 2 receptor IA, whose protein sequence is MGVVEEAHNVKVVGSGEKTVVLGHGFGTDQSVWKHLIPYLVDDYRVVVYDNMGAGPTNPDYFDFERYASLEGYAYDLLAILEELQIDSCIYLGHSLSSMTGVIASIFRPDLFSKLILLSASPRFINADDYYGGFEKEDIDQLSQAMESNYKSWIDGFAPLVIGGDMDSVAVQEFSRTLFNMRPDIALSVFRTIFTFDLRHFLSRVTVPCHIIQSSKDLAVPVAVSEYIHQNLGGKSIVEVISTEGHLPQLSAPEVTVPVLLRHISHDISSDIV, encoded by the exons atgggagTTGTTGAAGAAGCTCACAACGTTAAAGTGGTTGGCTCAGGCGAGAAGACGGTGGTACTTGGCCATGGTTTTGGCACTGATCAATCTGTTTGGAAACACCTTATACCTTACCTAGTTGATGACTATAGAGTAGTTGTATATGACAACATGGGTGCTGGACCGACAAACCCTGATTACTTTGATTTTGAACGATATGCTTCTCTTGAAGGTTATGCCTATGATTTACTTGCCATTTTGGAGGAGCTTCAGATCGATTCTTGCATTTATTTAGGCCATTCCTTATCGTCTATGACTGGTGTTATTGCTTCCATATTTCGTCCTGATCTCTTCTCCAAACTCATCTTGCTTTCTGCTTCTCCAAG GTTCATAAATGCAGATGACTACTACGGAGGATTTGAAAAGGAAGATATTGACCAACTAAGCCAAGCGATGGAGTCGAACTACAAGTCATGGATCGACGGTTTTGCGCCGTTAGTAATTGGCGGTGACATGGACTCAGTGGCAGTACAAGAATTCAGCAGAACCTTATTCAACATGAGACCAGACATAGCACTAAGTGTCTTTCGTACAATTTTCACATTTGATTTAAGGCATTTTCTATCTCGTGTTACTGTGCCTTGTCACATAATTCAGAGCTCAAAGGATTTGGCCGTGCCTGTGGCTGTCTCAGAATATATTCACCAAAATTTGGGTGGAAAGTCAATTGTTGAAGTCATATCAACTGAAGGTCATCTCCCACAGCTGAGTGCACCAGAAGTCACTGTTCCTGTGCTGCTTCGGCATATTTCTCATGATATTTCCAGTGATATTGTTTAG